CTGAGTGAAATGAAATACTTGATGTGCATTATTAATGTATTTGTACCCTGGTGCAGTGTTGTGGTTCCATAAATGAGAAGTGAACCAGGATCCACTTTAATACCACTAATGAGTTGGTAAAGCGGGGTCAAAAATTGGATTCCCTTCGTATTTTGATTTGCTTTACCTCCATTTTACTCCTCACACATACGTACAAGTGCACAGTATTGTCAAATTAGTACTACATTTATTTGATTGAACACCAATTCAGGTACTTTATTTCTGGACAGTGTTGGAAGGGAATCCAATTTTCCTGGGAATGTAATAACAATAGTAATGTATGGGTGTCTGGGTTTGAGAGCGGCAGAGTTCAATATTGCATTTTTCCTCCTTCTAAAGCAAGCCATTACCACCTTACAAATGGTTCATTTCCAGCCCAGTGATAACTTTGCCCTTTTCCAAGATTACCAGCAGATAACCTGCCTCTCTTCTACAGCAGCCATCAGGTAAAATATTGCTTTGTTTGGACAGAATGCTTTTTCCTCTTTTATGTGTGTTTCCCATTCTCTGAGAATAAGATCTCTTCACAAATACACAAAATGCACTTTAGCACAGACAGTTCTGCTGCTACTGTATTGCATTGGGTTTGTCTTACGTCTCATAATTTAATTCTTTATTGTAACATCTAGAAATCCCTTTGGATCAATTGCAGTCATTCAACACTGTATCGTGCATCAGAACATTATTATTTTCCCAAAGATAACAACCTAGAGGTTTCCTTGGTGATCACGGACATTACATGGTAATAGACAGGCTGCACATATTCAATATTACAAAATGACTAAGGACAACATATTAGAAGATAGCCCAAAATAATACATCAATATGTCACAACTTTCTCAATGATCACAGTCATCACACAGGTCCCAGTATAGACATAGATTACATTACGACAAGGTGTGATTTCCCTGCCTCTCAGATCACTGACTGGACGGACCGATGACAGAATCACAGAATATCACATATCTACACAGAAACCTGTTTTAACACATTGAACTGcagtggaaatctgtcaaatCATCAAAGAAAACTAAATACAAATTGTTACCACTTGAAACAGAACTGCAAAATAGTGTTATTGATAACTGTGGGCTGACTTCCTTTTATAAAAGTTCACATTGTTACTAATAGCCTACAGTTCAATTGCCTACTGAATACTAGTACAAAGTCCCTGTATTCACAGTTCCTTCATTAGAGCATGATAGGATAGGATTAATAGGATGAAGTTGAATGTCCCTGTAGGGAAAAGTGTCTTATAAACACAGTACTGCTGTGTACAAAATAGATACTGTACACACTCAGCATTTCTACATACATTGCACGTTAACCCTGTCATATACATTGGGAGCATGACTGTCTGATGGGGGCACCACTTCCCACTGAGCTGAGAGAGAGCCCAGATTCATGGAACTAGGGCTGAGGGATGAGGCTCGGCTAGGGCTCCTGACTCAGTGCACAGCCACAGTGACAGGCAGCATGTTGTGTACTGGTAGGTCTCTGGAGGACTGAGACTGATGATTACACTCTGGGGCCAGTCTCAGACTCACACTACCGTCAGCCATGACAGAGTTCAACCTGAAGACCCGATTGTTCGGCCGGATGGCCACAATGAACTGCCTCTTAAAGGTCTCACTCAGCAAAATGTAGAGGTATGGGTTGACGCAGCTGTTAGCGTAACCCATGCTGATGGCAATGTTGTAGACATAGAGGAAGGCAAAGCTGGGCCTCTGAACCCCCAGGTGGGCCAGCTGCAGGATGTAGTACGGAGCCCAGCAGATGAAGAaggccaggcatatagccacAGCCATACGGGTCACCTTACGTGTACGTACTCTCAAGCTGCGCTGGGGCAGGGGGGCCACTGTGACAGACATGTTCTGAAGGATCTTGAAGAACACCACGCAGATGATGACCAGAGGCAGGGCGAAGGCCATCACAAACTGGTAGAGGGTAAACCAGTAGGTGTCAGTGGCTTGATTGGGCAACAGGAGGGCACAGCCCACTGAGCCGTCCCCTCGGGGCATAAGGCCAGCATACATCCACACGGGAGTGATGGAGACCAGGGAGAGCACCCACACCAGACCCACCGCAGCCCCCGCCACGCAGGGTGTGCGCACATGGTTGAAGCGGATGGGATGGACCGTGGCCAGGTAGCGGTCCAGAGTCATGACGGTGAGGATGTAGGTGCTCACTATCTGGCTGTTGGAGTCCAAGGCGGTTATGACCGTGCACATGATGTCACCAAAGCACCAGGAACCGTTGCCCAGGAGCTGGTGGATGAGGAAGGGCATgcccaggaggaagaggaggtccaCTAAAGACAAGCTGAAGATGAAGATGTCCGGCACTGTCTGCTGGGCTCGGAACTTGGTCTTCTTCATAATGGTGTAGATGACAATGCAGTTGCCAATAATCCCAAAGAAACAGATGACACCGAAAATGCTGGGCATTAGGACGTTGTGGTAGGGCACATCATTTTCTGTAAGTATGACAGGAAAATTACATTCTGTCTCATGTTGCAGTGTCATTCAGACAGGTGTTCGCTTGCATACAGTAAGTCTTGATTTTTACTAACAGTATATTGTCACTCCTGGCTGCTACATCACAAAGATCAGAGACTCCAAACTAATCCTCAGAGATGGGAGCTGCCAACTCATGTGGTGCTAATATTCATTgctaattataaactgggtggttcaagccctgaatgcagTTGTATATCAGATGGTATCCTAGGGGAATGACAGAACATGTATTTTTGCTGttttaattacgttggtaaccagtttaaaatagcaataaggcaccttgggggtttgtagtatttggccatataccacatctcGGGCCTTGTTGTTTATTTAAACCACGCGTTtacatttaataataataattaataatttcaTTCAAATGTAAAGTAAAAGTCATAGGACTAAATTCCCAGGATAACATTGAATTAATTAACATTGATTTTACATTATAACATTCATGTATGAAATCAGGAAAATCACAGGCTACCTACCTGCTGGACTTTCAGGTGAGTTATATGAGGGGAGAGACGTCTGAGACCAGTTCTCATTCGATACATTTTCGAAGTCCATTTCGAAGTTAGACTAAGCTCAACAAATGGATGGGCTCTAAATGAAAAATGATGTGAAAACAGGCAAATAACGTAGGCCTAATTACCATCAGAGTAGACTATAGAAATAAATATTCTGCCATCAGTAGGCTATACTATTGTTGTGCTGCTTGGCTACTGTCAATAAAACCCACTTCGTCCTCAAATAGATGCTGTCGAATAGtgaaatgtattatttcatagtggcAAGAATTGTTGTAATGACATCAAAATATATTCGGGAAATTCCTTCTCCTCATCACAGTCTCAAAAATATAAAGGTGAAACATTTGTAACTACTCAACATTCTTTACAACCCGAATTATAAACATCTTAGACCCAAAGAAAGGCACGGGCGCCCTTGTCTATGCTGTGCATTGTAATTATTGGTGATGAACCAGGCTCCAATTATTCTAGTacatcaattaatcaatcaatcaaagtaATTCAGTGGAGACGGGGTGAATTTGTACACACTGACCTTTTCCTGCTTCTATTTCTGTAGCCTCTCCTCAAAATCCAATTGGTCTTCTTCTTCTATCTTTACACCAGTAGTGTTGCTAATCAAAGCACTCCCTCACAAGAATACTTCTTGAAAGAGAGCCTGTGAGGTTGACAGTGATGTGCCTTGCCAACATTTCATATGGCGGCTTCGCATCCTGCCTTATATggcagagaaaaagaggaggGGTACATAGAGACACGTAGTGACAACTGATTTTGCATCGTAGCAATAATAGGCTATGTGTGATACCAGTTTGTAAGTGCCTAGGTGCACAAGTAACACAGTGCCACTGTCAAGATTGATGCCCGTTTGTGATGGCACTGTTTGTTGGATTGACAACAACTAAGAACAAAAAACGTGCCACAAGGATAGGGGGACATTGACAATCCTTCGAAATGTAGCTATTTGTATTCCAATCATTAATTTCATTGCCTTTCGTCCCTTGACACCAGGGTGTAAGCATTATTATTTTGTGTGTAGACCGTAGTGGAAACCATTTGCCACTAGGTGACGCACTTTCCTATGTTTTCACCATCTAACTAGCTATGTAAAAGAAATGTGTTTTAAATAGTACAACAACACTTTAATCTATATTGCCTATTGCTGCATCAGGCATAACAAAGTTATGTGACAGATAGAGATACATATATTTTCGCTGTACTTGAATTTGTTTTTAAAAGAGCAATGCAACCACAGAGCTTTATGCAGCTAGCTATTAGGTGAAAGTATCGCGATA
This genomic stretch from Oncorhynchus clarkii lewisi isolate Uvic-CL-2024 chromosome 13, UVic_Ocla_1.0, whole genome shotgun sequence harbors:
- the LOC139423995 gene encoding melanin-concentrating hormone receptor 1; the encoded protein is MDFENVSNENWSQTSLPSYNSPESPAENDVPYHNVLMPSIFGVICFFGIIGNCIVIYTIMKKTKFRAQQTVPDIFIFSLSLVDLLFLLGMPFLIHQLLGNGSWCFGDIMCTVITALDSNSQIVSTYILTVMTLDRYLATVHPIRFNHVRTPCVAGAAVGLVWVLSLVSITPVWMYAGLMPRGDGSVGCALLLPNQATDTYWFTLYQFVMAFALPLVIICVVFFKILQNMSVTVAPLPQRSLRVRTRKVTRMAVAICLAFFICWAPYYILQLAHLGVQRPSFAFLYVYNIAISMGYANSCVNPYLYILLSETFKRQFIVAIRPNNRVFRLNSVMADGSVSLRLAPECNHQSQSSRDLPVHNMLPVTVAVH